The DNA segment ACACGCACGTGAATCGTTGTAGAAGTCATTATAGCAGAACAGGTTACATCATGGCTTACGATGTCGCATCTCAGTACTAGGACAAGGGGGCGAGGTTCCGCCAAGCTGAGTCATGAATGGTTAACATGCTTAAAGGGAATAAATCTACCGTCGGCTAGTTCATCAGCTCCGTAGACAAAACGGAGAAAAACTAATTTCAGACTACATCTTCAGATGAATTGTAATAAATCGTCGGGCAAAggaaaatatatactgaacagcaatagAAACGCAACTATTTCTTTatcaagtttttaaacagaagcCATACATGAACGCTTTCTTTTATGAGATGTTACATTTTTTCAAacctgcgtttcttttgctgttcagtatatatatatatatatatatatatatatatgtgtgtgtgtgtgtgtgtgtgtgtgtgtgtgtgtgtgtattcgtATTTTCGATAGTGAGTAAAGTGGATCCAACGTGAAATGGTGATAGATTTGATAATACAACTACAATACAACTATACAACTAGATTATTGCATAAGGGTATGGTGTTTGTGTTCCTTACGTTTGAAGTGGTTTGACGACTTTTTTTGGTCTGGTAACATTTTAATAAGTTAATTTAAACAGTTTACTTTTGTTTAAATTCCAGTGTTTTCTTTTTCCCGGTGCTGTGTCCATAATTTGTGTGAGAAAAACACCTTCAGGAAATAGTTAGTTGTTGGTACGAGACAACGTAAATGTGAATGAGGGAGTAGGTATGATATTTCCGTTATGTCATGGATGGTCACACGAACGTCCCGTTGTTTTAACCACAAAACCTCCTTCAGCCCCAAACCCTGAATAGCTCTTTggtaatatattttttaatgtaaatataccTCAAAGAATCCAATTAAAACCGCTCGAGACATATGTCACGATGCTTTTCGGGAATATGATTTGGTTCTGAACAATCTTGAAGCGTTAATCCAAATAACAAAAACTCGACAGCTGATTTTTGATGTAAGTAGACCTCGCTATCGGAGTTTTTCTCTTTTCCCTCGATGCTTCAGTGACGGCATGCTCTGCGATTATTGGGTTTTCTGGCACTGGAAGCTGATGGTATAAATCTCTCTGGCAGTTCCTGCCGAAATAGCATCGTACCTCATAAGCCGCATAGTCATAGGGTCGCTTTTGGGAAGTCCCTGCAAACAAACCGATAATGGATGTATTATCCGGAGAATATAGAATTTTATCAGCAATCTTATATCAATTTGAGGGTCGCGTCTTTGTCGAGTGTAAAAATCAATATCAAAGTGTAAATTGCTGTGCCTACTTGTGCCATCGTCCCTCCCGGACCGTCCAACGTGCCTGCCCTGATGGGGCCACGTCTCCATGACGACTTCGCCGACCGTTCTCCTTTGGAGGCTGTTGATGTTGGTGTGTAATCGTACTTTTATCACTCTCATTCGTTATCCTTTTATTATGATATGACAAAGACCATTATGATTTCACTGGTCCGACATGGCTGTAACGCGCGCGGCTGCCCTTTCCATTGCCATAAATTGACAACAACTGAATTAAAATCAGAACTTGCCGCCCATGGCTCGCTTATCACTACATCGCTGACGAGGATCAATCTAAAATGCGGAATTTGTTCCGTCAACACGGAAACGAACAAGGATGCTTCAAACGCCAAAGATGTAATGACCGAAAGATGTGCCGATTACAGGCAGAATAGATCGATTTCAAACCTCATTTGCTGTTAGTTGTTGGCGAACATCGCAGTGTGTTTCTGTATGAACTTCACCAACTTCACGTCCAGAGACAAAACCGTATAGTGCAAAAAGAAATGGTCGTACACACGATGTCACGACGTGTCATAACAACCGACTTTCAATATTCCTACCACTTTTTAACCACTTTCTGCAAAGCGATTTAATATAGACCTAACAGACTGCGTAACATAATTTTAGATAAAAACCAACGCAACGACAAACGTCTCAAGATATCTATATTAAATCAAAcagaataaatatttcctttaataaatgatacattttttcaaaattaaccGTGGTACTCGTGAAGTACACAGCGCGTAAAACATGATGCGCTGAAATAATTATGTAcactgttttagatttcatttctaattttctGTCTGATACGTCCATTTTTTAACCGCTACCTACGCACAGTGACATTGCTATATTGATGGAGATAGCTAAGTATAGAAAGAAACCGTATCTCTTTAAAACATATATTGTAgaagaacaaaataaaaacattacCACGTTGTGAACACGTATAGATTATTTCGACGCTTCAAACATTCACCAAAAAGCGGCTATAATTCACGCGCTGTTTCCTTCTGCAGCAACAGGACACATCATTCGTTTCGGTAGGATAAATCTACCGAGagttgtatatgtatttttattcgttccatggttttgaaatacatTTCTCAGAGCGGCGACAGGCGGTAAATATAGCTCTGATATAATGTATCTCTAAAACATCATACATCACAGCGGGTCGTAATATCCGTCATGTATCGCGTGCATGGAATTTTACCCACACTTGTCTGTGAGATGATCTTTGATTACTGGATTAAGATCTGTTAAGTGCATTGAGAAATATGTATCACCCATTCTGGGAAGTTTTACCCTGCGGGGCGGTAGATCTCGGCGTCAACGTGCCAGATGATTTAGTCTATCTAACACATTGTTTATCTGGGAAGAGGGTGGAACAAAATCCACGTAGGGATGAGAGGGCTTGGGGAGATCTGTATTAACCCCCCTCCGCTATTAAGGGGTGTGCCTCGTGGCAAGATACTTGGAATTATTTATTGGGTTTTTGATATCGTAATATGAACTTGATTTTCAATCTGTGTGTGATTATTTTCAGGCTCTCTTTTCGCAGTAAACACTGAGTGCAACGTTTTGATTGATAGACGGTTGTGGATATATGCTGTTTGGATTTTTCTGGAGATTTGAATGATTTTTTGTTGCAAACTGATTTATCTGTTTGACAGGGAAAGGATATTTAAGTATGATTCAGAGAATAATTTGACAATACGAACTTGGAAAAGGTGAAAAACGCAAGAAGATTACAGTGATATTATCTCCTTGAAGGACGTTTCAGAATCGATGGTGCATTATTATTGAAACTACTACCGCATATTTAACACTAGATACAAAACAGAAATGTAAATGGCATTTATTAATACCATTCTGctacaaaaaaatgaaatttctaGAATAAATAGATTTCAAAGATAATTTGTAGCTTTCAGGGATTTGGTTTGAGATAAGAATAAGTCAATGCAGagaaatcaatcaacagatggCGTTTAATCGTGAATATTCAGTGAAGGTTCATGGTTAACGCGGAACCGAAAACCTATGGTTCATTACACATCTACAATCCTATAGTATACGACATGAATGTTACACTTTCTGAAACCAGCGACTTGCGTTTGATAAATGAACGGTTTGTCGAAACGATTACGCCATTCCATTCTATGAAATAAAGTCTTCAGGCAGAAATAAGTTCTCTAGATATTTAAATAGTTTTATCACATCATATAAACCGTTTGTGAAATACGCGTCTATTTTATCAGGTTCGGTTCCTTGTCTGTGCTGCCCTTCTCACGTAGATCATATTCCGCATACGGCATTATATAGAACTTATTAATCACTCTAATCACTATTATCCTTATTGGTTCTGGTTTGTTTTAGCTTTATATTTTTTCTGAACAATTTGTACTCCGCccaagtgagtgaatttgtataaaattgtcttattGTAAATGTGTTGTCCGTTTCAGGCGCATGTTTCCGACGTTGCGGGTGTCGTTCACTGGTCTGGAGCCGGACACGAAGTACATCGTGTTGATGGACATCGTCCCAGTGGACAACAAGCGCTATCGATACGCCTATCACCGGTCATCTTGGCTAGTGGCGGGGAAAGCTGACCCCCCTCTCCCCACTAGGTTTTATGTCCATCCCGACTCTCCGTTCACTGGCGACCAGCTTCAAAAGCAGACAGTCTCCTTCGAGAAGCTGAAACTCACAAATAACATGCTGGATAAAAATGGGCATGTAGGTGAAAGCGTTAATTGAACCTAATCAATTTGTAGTTGCGATTTCACGTTTAGCATGCAGTCTTGTTGTTTAATCTGTTAAGAGAAAATAATAGAAATGACTGTTGTTAATTAATGTTTTTAATTTATCTGAATTTGTTAATATCAATGTAACAatgatttttatttatttactgcTATGAACACACATAGACTATAGcaaaatgtgaatatatatatgaaacaaatatattgaaatgcTGTTTTCTACAAAACGTTTGTTCACATACATTCGTCTGCAATGCTTCTAAGATTCACTGAGCAAGAATGGGTGGCTTTAAAAGCTGAAATACTTATTTGTGATTTCCCCTTCATCTTTTCTTTTACAATTAATGAAATATGCTGCGCACAAATATTCTAATACGAAAATCACATTTCAACGCATTAAAATGTAGTGTAAACTTTgatatgtgtttcatttaattttaAAACATTAAGTTAAAGCATATTAATGATTCCTACATGTCAATAAGCATTTAATAAGATGATAAGCATGAATAtaatcaaatattttcaaaatatattttcagattaTCTTAAACTCGATGCACAAATACCAGCCCCGCATCCATATAGTGAAGAAGCGGGATGCCACGCCCAGTCAGCCTTCTCTCACGAGTCTCGATGCCGAGGAGTTCAGGACTTTCGTGTTTCCTGAGTGTGTCTTTATTGCAGTCACGGCCTATCAGAACCAGCTGGTGAGTTGTCCATATTCTGACGTTGCCTAGCAACGACATATAACTTTACATTTGTAAATACAACAGTTGTTATTGATTTACCCATTACATTAAAAATTctatgaatgaaaatataacataaaaGTTATCATGCACAAACCTTTCTTACATACAACGAAACCTTGCTAAACCGGACAACGCTGTTCCCACGAAATGTTCCAGATGGCGAAATAGTAACAATTAGAGTGGGCGTAGGAATGATTATATTTGTCTTCACAAACGTTCGTTCAACGTTCGTCCGATTTGCTGAGTGTCCGGACATTGCGGGTTTAACTCTAGTGAATTACTGAGTAAATGCGTCATCAGTTTATCACTGATTCCTAGGggaaattattatttcaaatgagAGCGTTTATGAAGAAAGTATCAGCATTAAGAATTGATATTTTACCAGTGTCAGTTTATTTGCAGATATAAAATATTACCTTAAGGTTTTTATACTTTTCAGATCACAAAACTGAAGATCGACAGCAACCCATTTGCTAAAGGATTTCGAGACTCGACTCGACTGACGGAATTTGAAAGGTAAACTCGTTGTGTATTGTATCTTACGCAAACTCTCATTTATACATGATACTTTCATGCACTGTCAGAAACTTGCTGTCGAACACATTCCTCTTTCAGGGATGAACATTATTTTAAGGAGGCCGGAATAACTGTATTTCCCACCCTTGTGTCCTCTTGTCCGCCCTATCCGTGAAACAACAGAGTATCTTATATACTATACGCAGTAATGTATTTAGTTTCGTTGTCCAAAAATTACCGCCGACTCGCCGCATCACGATTTGTGTCCATAACTCATATTCATGTGTAATAACATACCACACACATTTGCACATTTTGACAGGAGGGGTGTTTAGTTAAAACCGATCCTATATTTTTTCACGCAAAATGTTATTATGCAAAATATTGGCGAAATGGTGAAATTGTGATAAACACAGGAATACGCCGTCGCTTGGCAATTGTGTCGGATGTGATGTGACATTGACAAGAGGTGATAATCTACAGACAGCTTGTCTGCTTTTAAACAAGACACGATAAGTGACGGTAATAAGAGTCATCTGGTCTTTATCTATATACTTACTATTAGGAATTACAGCATGGAGCCGTTCCATAACTAACGCCAAGATACAGGATGAGCGATATGAGAAGCGATAAAGGCGGACGCCACATTGGAAATGCAAATAGAGAGACGAAGACGGTGTTTGAAAGTGAATGTAAAAGTAGGGGATTTGCGATCTTTCTTCCGAATTGTTATTTTCTTGTCAAGATTATGTTCACTGGCGACGTGCTTGTAATTTATTTCTCTTCACAAATACACACCGGGAATTgggaatattttatataaaaaaacatatCTGAAATGGATGTCGGCGATGCTCGTGGAGAGAAAGCTGGTCCGGAAAATGGAACTGCTTGATATTTATATTGCTTCGAAttttgatatatgatatataaggCCAGCTTTGATAAAAGACATattgaaacaaactgaaaaaagctTGACGAGAACGCGTTTCGACTGAAGTGAGAACATAGCTTTGTATCAGCGATATTACTATGGGCAACCTGTCTTGGTTGTTGAGCTCTGTAGACATATGTTCTACCATATATTTATGAATCGGTCATAAAAGATTTATAAAAGCCTCATATGGAAATATTACGATATCTTTTTCATATATCCTCGTCCTTTTCTCTCCAGTCTAGTTCATGCAATGTTAATTATATGTATTCTTGCACATATACTTAGATAAGTAATGCCACTAGCTTGTATTTGCAATGATCCCATCGACCAAATGCTGACAACGAATGTGTGTAATTAAGTAAGCAAGTCTGCTTTTTGGGATGTGTATTGAGTTAAAATTGAATGAGGCATTGGTGATCTGTCTGTCGTGGTGCGACTGCAATCTGGATCATAATCTTACAAGGCAACTTAAGATGCAAATCgaattgaaacatttttttaacatttcgAAAATCCTGTTCTAATCAGTTTTAGAAATGTAATATATTCACCGTCGTTTAGAAATAAGATGCGGGGGAGCTGATTAAAGGAAATTCGCAATCCGGACGAACTATAGCTTGTATATTTTTAGAGAGCTGTTTGATCTGggagtttttaaataacaagaTAATCTAGTGAGCGGATGGCTAAACGCGAGtagcttctagcaatatttcagcaatatcacgacgatgGACGGCAAAAATGAGCTTCATGCATTGTCCGCATTTTGGGAATAAAACATGGTCTTCTACGTGAcggagaacgctttaaccactgggctactcatCACCTCTAATTCTATTTGGTGGAGATAGTAGCAGCTATGTCTGTCTGACTGAACGGTAAATCTAGTTAGAGAGTGAGATCTTTTCTTACCGTTTTCAGCTACATTCTATCAGTattacaaataaaatatgtgtttcGAACCCGCTGTAAACACACCATCCTAGTCATCACAAAAGAAACACTCTGTTAGGGGcatgttgtatatatttgttcgTTGTTCCAGCCCTATCTTCCGAGAGAGCATGGAAAGCCTCCTCCACAACCACACTTACGCCCGCTCCCCCATCCGTTCCTACACCGACGCCGAGCTGGAAGAGGTGATGCTCAAACAGAGGGAATACCTTCTAGCCAAGGGTAAGGCACAGTCTCTCAACAACCTTCATGCTTACACCACCGCCTAGATCTGTAGATACTATGGACATAATTGAACCAATTCTAGACTTTCGTCATGTTCAGTCTTCCATCTAAATGGTTCTCCTTTTTCAATTGAAATGGAATCAGTTGTTTCTTTCAACATTATTACATTTTCAGAGATTAagcgtagtgagtgagtgagtgaggaagtttaactttacgtcgcactcagcaatattccagctatatggcggctgtctgtaaacaatagagtCTGGTcctgacaacccagtgatcaacagcatgagcatcgatctgcacatctgttggaaccgatgacatgtgtcaaccaagtcagcgagtctgaccacccgatcccgttacacTTTTATgcgttgctgaatgcctattctaccccggatcttcacgggtatatcGCGCCACTGGAGTGTGGTTATATCGTCACTGAAAATATGCGTCCGATAAAATCTTAGAATAGCTTCCTCCTCATTGTGGCATAGTTGAACTCCCttagaatgaaaaaaaacagtgCCTGATATTCCATGAGAACACAAGTACTGTTTTACACCATCTAAATAAGAACCTAAAAGAGAGGGGAAAAGGGCTTGAATATTTGGAGGAATATCTCCTCGAAGTGAGACTGGGTATTAATATTATAACTGCACCACCTCAAAATATCCATATGTACTGttcattatgaaaatgaaacgaTGTTAACTCACTTCAATGTCATTGCAGAGTGAAACAGATTCGTTTGGCATTCCGTGTGCTTTCTGTTGTGGGTAAAAATAGAACATTAAAACTTACAGTAATCGTTATTGTGatatcagtagtattcaacAGTATCGCGCCAGACATTTTGATATTGTGTAACCGTGATATTACACAGCGCTGTTAGTGTAGGAGTGCGTATAGGTTGGACCATGTGCACAGCAATATCAGTGACACGAAGAAAACATAGTTGAATATAGGGGAAATCATTAATAAGTCATACGtacaaaaatgtacatatacctaAGTGATGCAAGACGACAACTTAGCTCTGACAAGTATACGTTTACTTACATAagaacatgtatatcaagtgtaatataaatcaaatatatgtgtgtgtgtctgtgtgtctgtgtgtgtgtgtgtgtatatgtgtgtgtgtatatatatcatgttGTATAACAATTTTATGTGGATGCATAATAAAATCGGTATGTTCAACAAAAACTCAAGAACATTATACTACATGGTATGTAGACCCCTTACATAAGGTAAGGAAAAATACGTAGTGATTTTATAGGATCTTCGCATACTATTTTCCACTACAACGATAATGATGGTAAATTTGTCCAGGAGTGTAAGCCCATAAATAGTGTATAGCACTCGAGTATCATTGTGAAGAATGATCACATGAACAATGGCGTGATAGTGTGGCACTGCTGATACGGACAATCAGCTGTCAAATGCTCGGTGAAGGTGTGGCTCCCGGACCAACACTCCCGTGTCGTTAATGCACTTATTGCATGTGTTTTGCCATTCACGTGAACTGTCCGAATAAGCAGAGGTTACcaactccccacccaccattaAGTCCATGTAGCCTCTCCTGACCCCTATAAACACGATATTCTTCATAGTTCGGGCTGCGTGTTGTACCAGCTAGGATAGGTTGATAGTTCACATTGGGGTAATCTTCTTATAGCTTCCTATAGCCGTACACTTTCCTTGCTGATCATTGCATCTTCAAACCTTAGAaaacagttgttgttttttagtaAGATCTAAATTTAACAGTGAATATTTTTAATGACATTATTACCGCGTTTAGCCTTCCACTGAATGATGATGTGCGATCAAACATTAGTGGTATTGTTCTAAGCTTTACTATCAATAATTGCTTTGTGGTGATCACAAAATTGTTTCTGTAAGTCTTTTCATACTGCGTGGTGTGCGAGTGCGCACCCGGCCACATGAATACTAACATAGCCTGATAAGAACTGCAATACAAAATAACAGGGGGCAAAGAAATGATCCTTGACCCATACCTTACGAACTATTAGAATCAGTTCTGTCAGTAGTTTTGATGGCAAGGTGAGATAAAGCAACACCTGTACGTATGTCCTCCTGGTGGTCTCTCGAGAGGTCACGTGGACTGACCCTTGTCGTAAAGGGGCCTGGTGGTCGTTAAGTAGGTCTCATCCGTTTGTCATCTTGGTCAAAAGCAACACACTGGCGGTTATATTAAATGTATTCCTTGCGTGATGCCGACGCCCTCAGTTGTAATCGTAAACGAGGAGCAAGATATTTGAATGCTTGTCTGAGAAATAGCCAGGTTCTTTTACAAAGGACGCGTTAAGACTAAGGGAATTCCCTGTGTGCTACACGCGATATACTCTCCGATAGCACAGCTCGATGGCAAGGCCATATCTGCCATCATTTGGCTCATTTGCCAGCTCCATTATCACTAATTCATAGTGTGCTATTGAGTTTCTCCAAAAGTCCCTCATCTCGGTGTAACAAAGGGTTACAAATGACATGTGACAAACACAGCCGAACTAATTCTTTTTATCCAAGCATTTATGTGTCACTCACAGAAGCGGTGtatcagttttgtttttatataCCAGGCTATGAATTGTCTTTGTTTTCCGAATCTTCCACATACTTACTTTGCATGACCATTGACAAGTAGAATGCTCTCTCAGTGTCCCGTGCCCGGATAAGGAGGCCGATCCGACTCTCATTCATAGTATTGGAATCCAGAGCCTTATAAAGGCACCATTGTTCTATAAAGCGTTAGACAATGACATTTTATGTTGGACTGTTGGGCAGGGGATAGAACTGGTTGTGTAACCTACCTGTTCAGGAATAGTCAGGTGTTGGGCGGACTTCTTCAGTCAGTGCGGCACGCAATACGGAAGCAGTCAATGTTCTGGATAGTCTTTGAAGTTTAATGGTGTCTAGATCAGTATTTAAGTATTAAGTTGATAACGAtcaaacacatttatcaaaacACTCATTCCGTAAATATAATACAGCCTGTCGTTTCTTTCTTTGGAGCAtcttaatatttgcatttttttattGTGATTGCATTTGTCGTAATCACACAGGGATATATTGACCAGTCAAAACATGagaaaatctgaaatatttgcCCCGATTTTGATAGTTAGTTTGCTCGGTGTTGATAATCAAGTTCGGCTTACTCGAGAACATGCCTCATGTTTAAGATAAATAAACAATATTCCTGTCAGTTATTCAGGAGTTGAAAACACATAATAACACGAACATTATTATAAATAACAACTGTCATGTTTCGTGACGACGTTTCAGGGCCTATTTAGTCTCTTACCAAAACGTAAAAGTGGTTTTGAAGGGCTAAAAGGTACCCTGACTAAGAGTAAAAAAGTTTTCCATGAAACGTCTTGAATATTCTTCTTCAGAATATTAAGAATGTTTACGTCAAATGAGCACACACAGGAAATACCGCTTAATCCAGTTCAAAAACGATAAATTACTTTTAATATGTTTTCTTAACGCTGATTCAGTCCTATGTGTTATTATCGAGTGGCACGAGAATCACACTTTAAACAGGTTATCCGTTGACACCCGCGACATAACAGAAATGATGTCTACATTAAACTTCTATCAGCACGTAGTGCCATACTCCCTAAAAGCATGGATAAAAACGACATGTTTTTACTGCCCTCAAACGGAAGTATACACTACAAACATAAAGTCCAGACCATAAACAGGATATCCGTATTAAAAGAAATCACAATGGGATAACTGTGaaataaatgtaattttctgtcAATAGTAACGTTAACGATGCTGATTGCATTTTCACAATACAGTAACAAACTCTTTACTTTTTAGATGACTCGTCGTCTGTAGAAAAGAATGGCGTGTTCCCGTCCCCCACCTGGTCAATCTGGCGTCCTATCTGCTCCACTATGATGAACTCGTCCTTCTACACAGCCAGCAGGCCGTTTTATACATTCTATGGAGGCTTTCTGGGACTTGCAAACTCTAACGCACCGTTTCCAGCGGTCGCTTTCCATCCGGGTCTCACGGGCGTGAATGGGTATCCTCCTGTGAGGGAGATGACCCAACCAAGTGCATCTGTCCCCTCGGAACACTCTCCCAGCCCTCATCATCACCTAGGCATGTACAACCGATACCACCCATACATGTCCCCGGATAAACTCAAGAGCCCTGACTCAACTATGGTGGACGGTTGTCACCCCTGACGACCTTCACATTGTGACTGCAAAGCTCCACACACCGATATGTTACACTTCCTGTCGTCATCGAAAAGTCAGCGACGGCTTCATTTGGGGGACATGTCTTTCATCAATAATGGCTGTTACGTGCAGAAATTGACCACAGATTAAATTGGAAAGACAGTTTGAGTATGATTATATGgcctttgttttgattttgttatcagtaatatataaaatacagaAGAAATGCTCTGTTTGCAACACAACGAGAGAACTGATACCTTAGGTTTTTATTGACTATTTGTtgattattgaaatatttatgaaattgacaagtaaaattatgttttattgttATTACTTTCCTTATTCTATATGTGAATTATTCGCCGGTTGATTTGGGAGAACATAGATATAAGCGATTAGCGAAGGCTGAAGGATAGCATTATCTAAGCCTTCTCTCATCGCTCGGAACAAGCAGGTTCCATCCctccatgggtacaatgtatccAGCCAGTTTCACTCCGTGATATAATTGGAATATTTCTTACAGCGACGATGAAACAAACTCACAAAACAGGTAACAATGAACAGGTGATCAAAGCACAAAGTAACCAGAATGCTGTGATTTCATTCCAAATCAAAAAGAAAGCAAACATAACTACgggaaaagacaaatgtttatgattattgTACAGTCGCATATcacttgtaaatatttcatacgATTTGTAAATGTCTTCCATGTACATGTGAACGAGTTAATGTACCACTGTCGCCGCTGTACAAAGTGTGTTCATATCAGGAACTTGTGTTTTTAAGTTATGTGATATATTTCTAATTCAGctgttctgtaaataaagaaACTGATCATGATTCGAATGTGTTTTTATCGTCTTTGTGTGTCTTATATTTGcaggtatgagtgagtgagtcgggttCATATCCCCCGTGTAGCGTTTAAATCATCGTGAATC comes from the Haliotis asinina isolate JCU_RB_2024 chromosome 12, JCU_Hal_asi_v2, whole genome shotgun sequence genome and includes:
- the LOC137258220 gene encoding T-box transcription factor TBX20-like; the protein is MSVSENPRTPESMDRQKDALPNSPPSVKPQLSSKATAFSIAAIIGSTEADDTDKVIPESKVQISPLERVVETNDVRASSPSDIKVIKKERVEQTTMTSTGSKELENVHCRLETKELWDKFHDLGTEMIITKSGRRMFPTLRVSFTGLEPDTKYIVLMDIVPVDNKRYRYAYHRSSWLVAGKADPPLPTRFYVHPDSPFTGDQLQKQTVSFEKLKLTNNMLDKNGHIILNSMHKYQPRIHIVKKRDATPSQPSLTSLDAEEFRTFVFPECVFIAVTAYQNQLITKLKIDSNPFAKGFRDSTRLTEFESPIFRESMESLLHNHTYARSPIRSYTDAELEEVMLKQREYLLAKDDSSSVEKNGVFPSPTWSIWRPICSTMMNSSFYTASRPFYTFYGGFLGLANSNAPFPAVAFHPGLTGVNGYPPVREMTQPSASVPSEHSPSPHHHLGMYNRYHPYMSPDKLKSPDSTMVDGCHP